The region CAGATGGTGTTAGAATAAGACAGGTATTATCAAACTTTTTAAGTAATGCTATTAAATTTACTCCAAAACAAGGGATAGTTAATTTTAATGTAAATATAGAATCTACAAATGAAAATACAATGAAAATCAGCTTTGCTATAGAAGACACAGGTATTGGTATTCCAAAAGAAAAACTTCAAAGAATTTTTGATCCTTTTATCCAAGTTGATCATAAATCAAATAGAGAGTTTGAAGGGACAGGTTTAGGTTTAAGTATTTCTAAATATATTATTGAAGCTTTAGGTTCTAAAATTGAAATAGAAAGTGAAGTAGGCAAGGGTACAAAATTTTCTTTTATTTTAGAAAGTAATATATGTGAAAAAGAGTTTAATGAAAAAGATTCTTATCCCAATGGATTAAAATTTTTAGTATTAAATAAAGAGGAAGATTCTTTCCATTATATAAAAAGATATTTAAATATTTTTGGTCAAATAGATAAAAAAGACGATGCTGATATTTTAGTTTGTGATTATAAAAGAAATAATCTTGATGAGATTAGACAAGAGCATAAACAAATTCCTAAGTTAATACTTTTTGAATATGAAAAAGATATGTTAGAATTTGAATTTAATGATAATGAAAATGGCTTATCTTTACCTTTTTATGCTTCCAAAGTAAACGATTCTTTACAAGATTTATTAAGAAAATCAAATAATAGTAGACAACAAATAAAAGTAGATTCAGATGATACTTTTAGTGGTAAAATATTAGTAGCAGAAGATAATTTGGCAAATCAAGAGTTAATAACATATATTTTAAATGATATGGAAATAGAGTTTGATATAAAAGAGAATGGTAAAAAAGCTTATGAAGCTTTTAAAAATAGCAGTTATGATTTAGTACTTATGGATATAAATATGCCAATTATGGATGGTATTGAAGCCTTTATAAAAATCAGAGAATATGAAAAACTTGAAGCTATAAATTCAACTCCTATTATTGCCCTTACAGCTAATGCAATAAAAGGGGATAAAGAAAGATTTTTAAAACTAGGAATGAGCGGTTATTTAAGTAAGCCAATTAATACTTTTGAACTAAAAGATGTATTTAGAAAGTATCTAAATGTAAATACAAAAATAAAACAAGAAGAAAAAGAAAAAACTACAGATATTTCAAAAATTGCACAAAAATTAGGTGTGAGTGAAAATATTGCAGATTTAATTTTTAATAAATTTAAAAATGAGATTCAAAAAGATTTAGATGAACTGGAAAAATATATTTTAGATGAAGATGAAGAAAATATAATACAAAAGGCTCATTATATTAAAAATTCATCTTTAAATGTAGCATTAGATGAGGTTTCTGGATATTTAACTAAACTTGAAACACAAAAGTTAAATAAAGATGAAAAAATAGAGATTTTTACTATAATTAGTAAAGAGATAAATAAAGCAATAATTAAAAGGCTATAAAATGAAAAATCTATCAATAAAAGCAAAACTAATTCTTCTTTTTATAGTTATAAAAGTTATACCACTTCTTTTGATTGCTTATATAGCCTATGAAGGTGCCTTAAAACTTGATGACTATATTCAAAATAGTACAAGATATCTTTTTAATCAAAACAAAGAAATAGTGATAAATACTGCAAACAAATCTATTGAAGATAGTATAAAAAATTTAGACAAAAAATCACAGCTGGCACTAGAAAGATTATCTTACGAGATAGCAAATAATGTTGCGCAATTTTTATATGAAAGAGATAGTGATATTAAACTTTTATCAAAATTAGATATTAATCAAAAGGTACTTAAAGAGTTTTATGAGAGTAAAAACAAAGATATCATTGTTCATAACAAATATGTATATGATGATGCTACAAATACTTGGATAAATCCAATAAAACATGAAGAGATTAAAAGAGATAAAACAACAGCCGATTTAAAAGACAATGAAAAAGAATTTAGTTATATAGATCCAATAGAATATAAAACAAAAAATATTCCTATTTATAAAGAGATTACATATTTTGATTTAGCTGGAAATGAGATATATAAAGTATCACAAATTGATAAAAAGCTTCATAATATCGCAAATAAAAAAAATACCTATATCAATTCTGAAGATTATTTCAAAGAGATTCAGAACCTAAAAAAAGATGAGATTTATGTATCAGATGTAATTGGAGAGTATGTAAAAACAAAAGTTATAGGAACTTTTACCAAAGAGAAAGCAAAAAAAGCAAATATAGAATTTGAACCAGAAAAATATGCCTATGCAGGAAAAGAAAATCCTATTGGAAAAAAATTTGAAGGTATTATTAGATTTGTAACACTTGTATATAAAGATGGGAAAAAACAAGGATATGTATCTTTAGCTTTAGATCATGAACATATTATGCAATTTACGGATACTTCAAACCCTACAAAAATTAGTGTTAAACAAGATATTGCAGATGCAAGTGAGGGTAATTATACTTTTATGTGGGATTATAAAGGTAGAAATATTTCCCATGCAAGAGATTATTTTATTACAGGGTTTAATAAAGAAACTGGAAAAAGAGAGATGCCTTGGCTTAGTGCAGATATTGCAGAAAAATACCAAGCTTCAGGAAAAGAGATAAATGAGTTTTTAAAAACATATCCAACTTTTGAAGAGCAAAGTTTAAAGAAAAAACCAAATATAAAACAACTAGCAAGTGATGGAAATGTTGGCTTAGATTGTAGATACTTAAACTTTGCACCTCAGTGTCAAGGTTGGATGCAAGTTACTGAAAATGGTGGTTTTGGTTCTTTTATTATCTATTGGAGTAAAGTATGGAAGCTAACTACAGCTGCTACAATTCCATATTATACTGGTAAATATGGTGATACTAAAAGAGGATTTGGTTTTATTACTTTAGGAGCAAATGTTGATGAGTTTCATGCTGCTGCTAATGAAACAAAAGAGAATGTTAAAAATATATTAAATAGTCAAACAAATGCTATGAAAGATATTGTTAATGAAAATACTATACAAGTAAAAGAGTATATAAAAAATCTAATAAATGAGTTGACAGTTGTCACTTTTCTAATGATTATTATCATAATTGCAGTTGCAATTTGGATGTCAAATTATATAAGTAAAAAAATATCAAATTTATTAATAGCAACAAAAAAATTCTCAAATAAAGAGTTAGATTATCAAATAGAAATATCTTCAAATGATGAGATTGGAAAACTTGAACAATCATTTAATGACATGGCCTTTCAAATAAAAGCTTTAGTTGAAGATCAAAAAGCTTTAAATTCTCATTTAGAAGAAAAAGTTGATGAAAAAACTAAAGAGTTACAAGAGATTAATCATACTTTAGAAGAACAAATAGAGCAA is a window of Halarcobacter sp. DNA encoding:
- a CDS encoding ATP-binding protein: MKNLSIKAKLILLFIVIKVIPLLLIAYIAYEGALKLDDYIQNSTRYLFNQNKEIVINTANKSIEDSIKNLDKKSQLALERLSYEIANNVAQFLYERDSDIKLLSKLDINQKVLKEFYESKNKDIIVHNKYVYDDATNTWINPIKHEEIKRDKTTADLKDNEKEFSYIDPIEYKTKNIPIYKEITYFDLAGNEIYKVSQIDKKLHNIANKKNTYINSEDYFKEIQNLKKDEIYVSDVIGEYVKTKVIGTFTKEKAKKANIEFEPEKYAYAGKENPIGKKFEGIIRFVTLVYKDGKKQGYVSLALDHEHIMQFTDTSNPTKISVKQDIADASEGNYTFMWDYKGRNISHARDYFITGFNKETGKREMPWLSADIAEKYQASGKEINEFLKTYPTFEEQSLKKKPNIKQLASDGNVGLDCRYLNFAPQCQGWMQVTENGGFGSFIIYWSKVWKLTTAATIPYYTGKYGDTKRGFGFITLGANVDEFHAAANETKENVKNILNSQTNAMKDIVNENTIQVKEYIKNLINELTVVTFLMIIIIIAVAIWMSNYISKKISNLLIATKKFSNKELDYQIEISSNDEIGKLEQSFNDMAFQIKALVEDQKALNSHLEEKVDEKTKELQEINHTLEEQIEQRTAYLKETLHRAKKADEAKSVFLANMSHEIRTPLNAIIGFSDVLTQNKNLDLTIVKQLKIIHSSANTLLTIINDILDISKIESGNFEISIEETDIYFISEHVVELFSKRALEKHIKLIFNLDYKIPLCVRTDGVRVRQVLSNLLSNAIKFTPEKGLVTLNIFVLEDSGNDVKIRFEVIDTGIGIPKEKLQTVFEPFIQIDHKSNRIYEGTGLGLSICKHIVESLDSAIFVDSTLDEGTKFYFDLSFNTCEATIFESKDYLDKLNFKVLDIKNDTYHYIKRYLNIFGTINMQEEDYILVCPYENNLELEKIRENYKNIPKLILLEYEDDALNIVAKTDEQFVSLPFYASKVNDSLQELLLKNNTNIKEDKINDVKLQGKILVAEDNSANQELISYILNSLNIDFELQENGQKTYEAFKNNRYDLILMDINMPVMDGIDSFKAIRKYEEENNLVETPVIALTANAIKGDKEKFLSLGMNGYLSKPVNTEQLIELFNKFLKNSIKEKKLEKVDLEIIPSEEKLEFDTNKIMAQLGISESITNMIIEKFKKDIKKDMSELEVFVKESNFQEISQKAHYIKNSALNVCLDEVCEILEKLELEKSNKEEVSKLFKLLKTKVDSYL